A genomic segment from Acidimicrobiales bacterium encodes:
- a CDS encoding class F sortase, translating to MNTLRTAAGMLALAILVGSCAGGGAASGGPAPTTSVAEDADAVAPGSASAPPTTTTSEPTPGPEVSPLADLVQPAGSLLFDPLATTPVPQPISVDIRSIGVTGAEVRDVGVEPNGEMEIPGAREVGWYRWSSSPGRAGSAVLAAHIAYNDADGVFRNLDDVNVGAGVTIGYDDGSVQDFVIIDVGQYPKNELPVDRIFAKDGDPIVALVTCGGTFNPTLRSYDDNVVAYAIPA from the coding sequence GTGAACACCCTGCGCACCGCCGCCGGCATGCTCGCCCTGGCCATTCTGGTCGGGTCCTGCGCCGGCGGCGGTGCCGCGTCGGGCGGGCCCGCGCCGACGACGTCGGTCGCCGAGGATGCGGATGCCGTAGCCCCCGGGTCGGCGTCGGCTCCACCGACCACGACCACCTCGGAGCCGACGCCGGGTCCCGAGGTCTCGCCACTGGCCGACCTGGTGCAGCCGGCCGGGAGCCTGCTGTTCGATCCGTTGGCCACCACGCCGGTTCCGCAGCCGATCTCGGTCGACATCCGAAGCATCGGCGTCACGGGTGCCGAGGTGCGTGACGTCGGGGTCGAGCCCAACGGCGAGATGGAGATCCCCGGCGCCAGGGAAGTCGGCTGGTACCGATGGAGTTCGAGCCCCGGCCGGGCGGGATCGGCGGTTCTGGCCGCCCACATCGCCTACAACGACGCCGACGGGGTGTTCCGCAACCTCGACGACGTGAACGTCGGCGCGGGGGTCACGATCGGCTACGACGATGGCTCCGTGCAGGATTTCGTGATCATCGATGTCGGCCAGTACCCCAAGAACGAGTTGCCGGTCGACCGGATATTCGCCAAGGACGGCGACCCGATCGTGGCCCTGGTCACCTGCGGCGGGACCTTCAACCCGACGCTTCGCAGCTACGACGACAACGTCGTTGCCTACGCCATTCCCGCGTGA
- a CDS encoding type II toxin-antitoxin system VapC family toxin encodes MSRGLADTSVFIARETGRPLRVEALPDELAVSIITIGELRAGVLAAESVETRDRRLTTLTAALRLDPVPVDDAVAREWARLRVQLRDSGQRMPVNDSWIAATALALDVAVVTQDDDFPQVPDLRITRV; translated from the coding sequence GTGAGCCGCGGCCTGGCCGACACTTCGGTGTTCATCGCTCGAGAGACCGGCCGGCCCCTGAGGGTCGAGGCTCTGCCCGATGAACTGGCCGTGTCGATCATCACCATCGGTGAACTGCGGGCGGGCGTGCTGGCCGCCGAGTCCGTGGAGACTCGCGACCGGCGGCTGACCACGCTCACCGCTGCGCTGCGACTCGACCCTGTTCCCGTCGACGATGCCGTCGCCCGCGAGTGGGCGCGCCTACGGGTCCAACTGCGTGACAGCGGACAACGCATGCCGGTCAACGACTCGTGGATCGCGGCGACCGCCCTCGCGCTCGACGTCGCCGTCGTCACACAGGACGACGACTTCCCCCAGGTGCCGGACCTCAGGATCACCAGAGTCTGA
- a CDS encoding type II toxin-antitoxin system prevent-host-death family antitoxin: MADVASRELRNSTRSLLDRVESGETITITVDGRPKAVLAPVGHRPRWLARAEFAASILEHQADPGLTDDLADLAGEMTDELPLP, from the coding sequence ATGGCCGACGTCGCATCGCGGGAGCTCCGCAACTCGACACGATCGCTGCTGGACCGTGTCGAGTCCGGCGAAACGATCACGATCACTGTGGACGGACGGCCCAAGGCGGTGTTGGCCCCCGTCGGCCACCGGCCGCGCTGGCTCGCACGAGCCGAGTTCGCCGCATCCATCCTGGAGCACCAGGCCGATCCCGGCCTCACCGATGACCTTGCCGATCTCGCCGGCGAGATGACCGATGAACTCCCGCTCCCGTGA